From Pseudodesulfovibrio sp. S3, the proteins below share one genomic window:
- a CDS encoding DUF202 domain-containing protein — MTDSNHEDLRTAMARERNELARNRTRLANRRTFLAWCRTSLSFMTFGFLLEKVDAFLMSNNASISKVVLSELGTLGKFAFMGGPVLMLFAGWRYYRLEKELGFDRAELYVIPEMLLFGVILGSAIIYVFL; from the coding sequence ATGACAGATTCGAATCACGAAGATTTGCGGACGGCAATGGCTCGGGAGCGCAATGAACTGGCGCGGAACCGGACGCGTTTGGCCAACCGCCGCACTTTTTTGGCCTGGTGCAGGACGTCTTTGTCCTTCATGACGTTCGGTTTTCTGTTGGAGAAGGTGGACGCATTCCTGATGTCCAATAATGCGTCCATTTCCAAGGTCGTGCTGAGCGAACTGGGGACGTTGGGAAAGTTTGCCTTCATGGGAGGCCCGGTTTTGATGCTTTTTGCGGGCTGGCGATATTACCGGCTTGAGAAGGAGCTGGGGTTTGATCGGGCCGAATTGTACGTTATCCCGGAAATGCTCCTGTTCGGGGTGATCCTCGGCAGTGCGATCATATACGTTTTTTTATAA
- a CDS encoding ABC transporter ATP-binding protein gives MIRLTDLHMTLPGFTLDKVSLHVRAGEFFALMGSTGSGKTLVLETVAGLTKLDGGTVELDGRDVTKLPPENRAVSLVYQDHSLFPHLTVLQNVMFGQRYHGIDTTKGRKEARALLSTLGLDRLENRKPTHLSGGEKQRTSLARALACRPDVILLDEPLSSLDPQFRGELRLTLKDIHEQTGATFLMVTHDFADALTLAERAAVIQNGSLLQQDTVENIFRHPATPFVASFVGMTNVFPANYCNGACCFAGTSLTGLPGLPEWEHGFAALRPEDAVVGTATDFPDDWYILRGTVERLEREGFTWTAIVKCGDRTITAMVDRHLVLNRGLGNGSQVAVGFSGRHLHHMPEAV, from the coding sequence ATGATCCGGCTGACCGACCTGCACATGACCCTGCCGGGATTCACCCTGGACAAGGTAAGCCTCCACGTGCGTGCCGGAGAATTTTTCGCACTCATGGGATCGACGGGGTCCGGCAAGACCCTGGTACTCGAAACCGTAGCCGGACTGACAAAACTCGACGGAGGCACCGTCGAACTCGACGGCCGGGACGTTACCAAACTTCCCCCGGAAAACCGTGCGGTGAGTCTGGTATACCAAGACCACTCTCTTTTCCCGCACCTGACCGTCCTGCAGAACGTCATGTTCGGTCAGCGGTATCACGGCATCGACACGACCAAAGGCCGCAAAGAAGCCCGCGCCCTGCTCTCCACCCTTGGCCTGGATCGTCTGGAAAACCGGAAACCGACACACTTGAGCGGCGGAGAAAAGCAACGGACCTCCCTGGCCCGCGCCCTGGCCTGCCGACCGGACGTCATCCTGCTGGATGAGCCTCTCTCATCCCTTGACCCGCAGTTCCGAGGCGAATTGCGCCTCACCCTCAAGGATATCCATGAGCAGACCGGTGCAACCTTCCTGATGGTCACCCACGACTTCGCCGATGCCCTGACACTGGCTGAACGCGCGGCGGTCATCCAGAACGGCTCACTGCTGCAACAGGATACCGTCGAGAACATCTTCCGCCACCCGGCCACGCCCTTCGTGGCCTCATTCGTGGGCATGACCAATGTCTTTCCCGCCAATTACTGCAACGGTGCGTGCTGTTTCGCCGGAACTTCGCTCACGGGACTGCCGGGACTGCCGGAGTGGGAGCACGGCTTTGCGGCCTTGCGTCCCGAAGACGCGGTGGTGGGAACGGCCACAGACTTTCCCGACGACTGGTACATCCTGAGGGGTACCGTTGAACGGCTGGAACGCGAGGGATTCACCTGGACTGCCATCGTGAAGTGCGGCGACCGGACAATCACCGCCATGGTGGACCGCCACCTGGTCCTGAATCGCGGCCTGGGCAACGGGTCACAAGTGGCCGTGGGTTTCTCCGGGAGACACCTGCACCACATGCCTGAAGCGGTCTGA
- a CDS encoding 4Fe-4S binding protein gives MKIPFLKQSTIDYYRASREKGMSLFDFIHGYVYGRWCFHYIGLAGDKEPWWRYLWVPFIALINCHRPFRATPENQTGDPNQKKVTWGDAYHGKPLPLNEAVKLVKLDRPVNTEVSEHVLPYTRAREIILSNPEKIILLDCPCRAGMKNPCTPTDVCLLVGDPFATFMLEHHPTKTRPISADEAVNIIKAEQTRGHVSHAFFKDVMLGRFYAICNCCSCCCGAMKAHAMGIQMLCSSGYLAEVDEEKCVKCGICAEKCQFKAIGFNRNSAFVREDRCMGCGVCTLSCAKEALTLRLAPEKGEPLLVDKL, from the coding sequence ATGAAAATTCCTTTCCTCAAGCAGTCCACCATCGACTATTACCGCGCCAGCCGGGAAAAGGGCATGTCCTTATTCGATTTCATCCATGGCTATGTCTATGGCCGTTGGTGTTTCCATTATATCGGACTGGCCGGGGACAAAGAACCATGGTGGCGCTACCTTTGGGTGCCCTTTATCGCTCTCATCAACTGTCACCGTCCGTTCCGCGCCACCCCGGAAAACCAGACCGGCGATCCCAACCAGAAAAAGGTCACCTGGGGCGACGCCTACCACGGCAAACCCCTGCCCCTGAACGAAGCCGTCAAATTGGTCAAGCTGGACCGCCCGGTGAACACCGAAGTTTCGGAGCACGTCCTGCCTTACACCCGCGCCCGAGAGATCATCCTGAGCAATCCGGAAAAGATCATCCTTCTGGATTGCCCGTGCCGTGCAGGCATGAAGAATCCCTGTACGCCCACGGATGTCTGCCTTCTGGTCGGCGACCCGTTCGCCACCTTTATGCTGGAACACCACCCGACCAAGACCCGGCCCATAAGCGCAGACGAGGCTGTAAACATCATCAAGGCCGAGCAAACACGAGGCCATGTTTCCCACGCCTTTTTCAAAGACGTCATGCTCGGCCGATTCTATGCCATCTGCAATTGCTGCTCCTGTTGCTGCGGTGCCATGAAGGCCCACGCAATGGGCATCCAGATGCTCTGTTCCTCCGGCTATCTGGCCGAGGTGGATGAAGAGAAGTGCGTCAAATGCGGAATTTGCGCTGAAAAATGCCAGTTCAAGGCTATCGGTTTCAACAGGAACAGCGCCTTTGTCCGCGAAGACCGATGCATGGGGTGCGGAGTGTGTACATTGTCCTGCGCCAAGGAAGCCCTGACCCTCAGGCTGGCCCCGGAAAAGGGCGAACCGCTGCTGGTGGACAAACTTTGA
- the wtpA gene encoding tungstate ABC transporter substrate-binding protein WtpA — translation MTRLLTSLFLAAILALPILLAPEAAQAEPSGKLIVFHAGSLSVPFAAIEKNFEAMYPNVDVLRESGGSTKMARMISEVGKPADIMASADYEVIDKTLIPGFASWNIRFASNQMVLCYTEKSKFADEINGDNWTDILGRKGVVWGHSDPNLDPCGYRSLMVLQLAEKFYAKAGLYDALIANRPEKNVRPKSVELISLLQAGHMDYAWEYLSVAVQHGLKYVTLDNHLNLGDFAMTPYYESARVQVTGAKPGTFIERVGKSITYGITKIDKAPNSEAADAFLAYLFAPDGGLKILKDMGQPPFVPVRTDAAGMAKLPESLKPLATVDK, via the coding sequence ATGACACGCCTCCTCACCTCCCTATTTCTGGCAGCAATCCTGGCCCTGCCCATACTGCTGGCACCTGAAGCCGCCCAAGCCGAACCTTCCGGAAAACTCATCGTGTTCCATGCCGGAAGCCTGTCCGTGCCCTTTGCCGCCATCGAGAAGAACTTCGAAGCAATGTACCCGAACGTGGATGTCCTGCGCGAATCCGGCGGTTCGACCAAAATGGCCCGCATGATCTCGGAAGTGGGCAAACCCGCCGATATCATGGCCTCCGCAGACTATGAGGTCATCGACAAGACCCTCATTCCCGGATTCGCATCCTGGAATATCCGGTTCGCATCCAACCAGATGGTTCTGTGTTACACGGAAAAATCCAAATTCGCGGACGAAATCAACGGCGACAACTGGACCGACATTCTCGGCAGAAAGGGTGTGGTATGGGGCCATTCCGACCCGAATCTGGACCCGTGCGGCTACCGTTCCCTGATGGTCCTGCAATTGGCCGAAAAATTTTACGCCAAGGCTGGCCTGTATGATGCGCTGATAGCCAACCGCCCCGAAAAGAACGTCCGTCCCAAATCCGTGGAACTGATCTCCCTGCTCCAGGCCGGACATATGGACTATGCCTGGGAATACCTTTCCGTCGCCGTGCAGCACGGCCTGAAATACGTCACCCTGGACAATCATCTCAACCTCGGCGATTTCGCCATGACTCCCTACTACGAATCCGCCAGGGTCCAGGTCACCGGAGCAAAACCCGGAACCTTTATCGAGCGCGTCGGTAAATCCATTACCTACGGCATCACCAAGATCGACAAGGCTCCCAACTCTGAAGCCGCCGACGCCTTCCTGGCCTACCTCTTCGCGCCCGATGGCGGCCTGAAGATTCTCAAGGACATGGGCCAGCCCCCGTTTGTTCCCGTCCGTACCGACGCCGCAGGCATGGCCAAGCTGCCCGAGTCCCTCAAACCCCTGGCCACTGTGGACAAATAG
- a CDS encoding tetratricopeptide repeat protein, producing MAEKKIDKSRRNFLFGAVHRLKNEDVDQPVASTAGAIDIIKEANGLYVDEQWEEARLRYKEYLTEDKNDADVRYRLGVCSYKVGKYRQAKLEFERCLRIDQKYMDAFLYLGLTLVRLDRPEKAPALWTRYFNPKAVVVQRELNLQMGLLESGQPDPVEVIAQAVEAAIARSGSDVG from the coding sequence ATGGCCGAGAAGAAAATAGACAAGTCCCGCCGCAACTTTTTGTTTGGTGCGGTCCACCGTCTGAAAAACGAGGATGTGGATCAGCCCGTGGCGTCTACCGCCGGAGCCATCGATATCATCAAGGAAGCCAACGGGCTGTATGTCGACGAGCAGTGGGAGGAGGCGCGCCTGAGGTACAAGGAGTACCTCACGGAGGACAAGAACGATGCGGACGTGCGGTATCGGTTGGGGGTCTGTTCCTATAAGGTGGGCAAGTACCGTCAGGCCAAGTTGGAGTTCGAGCGTTGTCTGCGCATTGACCAGAAATATATGGATGCTTTTCTCTATCTGGGATTGACTTTGGTTCGACTCGATCGGCCGGAAAAGGCTCCGGCCCTGTGGACCCGATACTTCAACCCCAAGGCCGTGGTGGTCCAACGGGAGCTGAATCTGCAAATGGGATTGCTCGAATCTGGGCAGCCGGACCCGGTGGAGGTCATCGCCCAGGCCGTGGAAGCGGCCATTGCCCGGTCCGGGAGCGACGTCGGTTGA
- a CDS encoding ABC transporter permease → MLRSLPGRMFLFWNALATGIVLLFIAVPLGTTLTSPSLEVLTETLADPEVLASVWLSMSASATAAAIAFVFGTPLAYFLARKDFPGKKIVESLVDLPIMIPHPVVGIALLTMTSPNVWLGRFLQSLGIEIMGTSTGIVAVLVFVGMPFYVNAAKSGIESIPRRLENVSRSLGANAASTFFRVTLPLSWRYMLVGMIMCMARAISEFGAIIIVAYHPMVAPVLMYERFTAYGLKYSQPVAVILIVVSMVFFMLLRTLSLPERRDR, encoded by the coding sequence TTGTTGCGGTCCCTCCCCGGCCGGATGTTCCTCTTCTGGAACGCCCTTGCAACGGGTATCGTACTGCTCTTCATCGCCGTCCCCCTCGGGACCACGCTGACCTCCCCGAGCCTGGAGGTGTTGACAGAGACCCTGGCCGATCCCGAGGTGCTCGCTTCCGTCTGGCTTTCCATGTCAGCCTCGGCCACGGCGGCGGCCATCGCCTTTGTCTTCGGCACTCCGCTGGCCTATTTCCTGGCCCGCAAGGACTTCCCCGGAAAGAAGATCGTGGAAAGCCTGGTGGACCTGCCCATAATGATCCCACACCCGGTGGTGGGCATCGCCCTGCTGACCATGACCAGCCCCAATGTCTGGCTCGGACGGTTTCTGCAATCCCTCGGCATCGAGATAATGGGAACGTCCACGGGCATCGTGGCCGTGCTTGTCTTCGTGGGGATGCCCTTTTACGTGAACGCAGCCAAATCCGGCATCGAATCCATCCCCCGACGGCTTGAAAACGTGTCCCGTTCACTTGGCGCAAACGCAGCTTCCACTTTTTTCCGGGTTACCCTGCCCCTGAGCTGGCGCTACATGCTGGTGGGCATGATCATGTGCATGGCCCGAGCCATTTCCGAATTCGGCGCCATCATCATCGTCGCCTATCACCCGATGGTCGCGCCGGTTCTCATGTACGAACGGTTCACCGCCTACGGCCTGAAATATTCGCAGCCCGTGGCCGTCATTCTCATCGTGGTCAGCATGGTCTTCTTCATGCTGCTGCGCACCCTGTCGCTGCCTGAAAGGAGAGATCGATGA
- a CDS encoding DUF401 family protein, protein MESLFTTLAPFLKVLFAFLLMLTGMRLKAGLAPSILAGGAAMGLLFGLGPLPIFETGIMALTQEKFIFLAAIVGLILILSDAMERSGQSRRLMEALSGFLTSPRLRLIFFPALIGLLPMPGGAVFSAPMVKTVSQGMKIRNSDRAVLNYWFRHVWELVWPLYPGIILTLALADIQIVDLIAYTWPGTPIMLVAGWIFFLRPGVLGAKDLVIPDLPVTRSKSAAFKEGLPLLTAIVGAIGLETTIAAFAPSIPFELGVVAALGASVICVMLQNTQLGLKFLKEVLAKKSLWSMLFVIVAIFVFKDVMQAAGVVDEMARVAGGEAALFASAAFLPFLVGMVAGINVAFVGATFPLLLGVLSSLGMQDQMIPYLVLATFCGFTGVMISPLHICFILTCEYFQCDMARTWRKLVAPCLVFLGSGIGLFFFYL, encoded by the coding sequence ATGGAATCGCTTTTCACCACGCTGGCACCGTTTCTCAAGGTTCTGTTCGCTTTTCTGCTCATGCTGACGGGCATGCGTCTCAAGGCCGGTCTGGCCCCCTCCATACTGGCCGGTGGAGCTGCCATGGGATTGTTGTTCGGGTTGGGACCTTTGCCCATTTTCGAAACGGGAATCATGGCCTTGACCCAGGAAAAATTTATTTTTCTTGCGGCCATTGTCGGACTCATTTTGATTCTTTCCGACGCCATGGAGCGGTCCGGGCAGTCCAGGCGGCTCATGGAGGCGTTGTCCGGTTTCCTGACCAGCCCACGGCTTCGGCTCATCTTCTTTCCTGCCCTGATCGGGCTGCTGCCCATGCCCGGCGGAGCGGTGTTTTCGGCCCCCATGGTCAAGACCGTGTCCCAGGGCATGAAGATTCGCAATTCTGATCGGGCCGTACTCAATTATTGGTTCAGGCATGTATGGGAACTGGTCTGGCCGCTGTATCCCGGCATCATCCTGACCCTGGCCCTGGCCGACATCCAGATTGTGGATCTCATTGCCTACACCTGGCCCGGAACACCGATCATGCTTGTGGCCGGCTGGATTTTCTTTTTGCGTCCGGGCGTACTTGGCGCCAAGGATCTGGTCATACCCGATCTGCCCGTCACCCGCAGCAAGAGCGCAGCGTTCAAGGAGGGATTGCCGCTTCTGACCGCTATTGTCGGGGCCATCGGCCTGGAGACCACCATTGCCGCCTTTGCTCCGTCCATCCCTTTCGAGCTCGGAGTGGTCGCTGCCCTGGGTGCAAGTGTGATTTGCGTCATGCTGCAAAACACCCAACTCGGTCTGAAGTTCCTGAAGGAAGTGCTCGCGAAGAAGTCCCTCTGGTCGATGCTCTTCGTCATTGTGGCTATTTTCGTGTTCAAGGACGTCATGCAGGCTGCAGGCGTGGTGGATGAAATGGCGCGTGTTGCCGGGGGCGAGGCCGCCCTGTTTGCATCGGCCGCGTTTCTGCCGTTTTTGGTGGGAATGGTGGCGGGCATCAACGTTGCCTTTGTCGGAGCCACTTTCCCGTTGCTGCTCGGCGTGTTGTCCTCGCTCGGCATGCAGGATCAGATGATCCCCTACCTCGTGCTGGCGACCTTTTGCGGGTTTACCGGGGTCATGATCTCGCCGCTGCATATCTGCTTCATCCTGACGTGTGAATATTTTCAGTGCGACATGGCCCGGACCTGGCGCAAGCTGGTGGCGCCGTGCCTGGTTTTTCTGGGCTCGGGTATCGGACTGTTTTTCTTTTATCTGTAA
- a CDS encoding aldehyde ferredoxin oxidoreductase C-terminal domain-containing protein yields the protein MNERFGWTGSVLHINLTSGTISHEHPHTALYDKYLGGKGLAGHYLRPHAAREYTDPLLPLLIFTGPLTGTIAPTSGRGTIMSRSPLTGTICDASVGGRLPTQLKRAGYDGLVITGQSDFPCGIEIRDSDVRLVETGLWGETTDTVFTKLETMNPKGVSIACIGPAAENGSRMASIAVDRRHAAGRGGLGLVCAAKNLKYLTVMGTGNIRVHNQAALTEAREEILRLTAASPVLMGQHGFSRWGTGALFDLIDARRMMPTDNFTKTRFEDTPRINAAAYNHRFSPRSHGCMGCHILCRKIAEDGRNMPGFETMSHFTALIGNTDMELVLAANDLCGRLGLDPVSAGSTLACYREITGQDFTPHSLLNALHEMAQGGDLGQGSSTFAQTCGHPEASMTVKGMELPAYDPRGAYGMALAYAVSTRGGCHLRAYPISHEILRKPVATDRFSFSGKARIIKIAEDMNAVVDSLTACKFTFLAAGLEEYAKAFTAVTGLETSGQALLEIGERIYYNERIMNAENGFSAEDDDLPERFFTEHGTSGGGVTIKPIDRQEFIQARENYYTVRRLDHNGRPIPEMIKKLGLEA from the coding sequence ATGAACGAACGCTTCGGCTGGACCGGCTCGGTCCTGCACATCAACCTGACCTCGGGCACGATCTCGCACGAGCATCCCCACACTGCCCTGTACGATAAATATCTGGGCGGAAAGGGCCTGGCCGGGCACTACCTGCGCCCCCACGCCGCAAGGGAGTACACAGACCCCCTGCTGCCGCTGCTCATTTTCACCGGTCCCTTGACCGGAACCATAGCCCCGACCTCGGGACGCGGCACCATCATGTCCCGCTCCCCCCTGACCGGGACCATCTGCGACGCCTCGGTAGGCGGCAGGCTGCCCACCCAGTTGAAACGGGCCGGGTACGATGGACTGGTCATCACCGGACAAAGTGATTTTCCCTGCGGCATCGAAATCCGTGACTCCGATGTCCGCCTGGTCGAGACCGGCCTGTGGGGCGAGACTACGGATACGGTTTTCACCAAGCTGGAAACCATGAATCCCAAAGGCGTGTCCATAGCCTGCATCGGACCGGCAGCAGAAAACGGATCGCGCATGGCCTCCATCGCCGTGGACCGCCGCCACGCAGCCGGACGAGGAGGATTGGGCCTGGTCTGCGCGGCCAAGAACCTCAAATACCTGACCGTCATGGGCACCGGGAATATCCGCGTACACAACCAAGCCGCCCTCACGGAAGCGCGGGAGGAAATCCTGCGGCTGACGGCTGCATCACCCGTGCTCATGGGCCAACACGGTTTTTCCCGCTGGGGAACCGGAGCCCTATTCGACCTGATCGATGCCCGCCGAATGATGCCCACGGACAATTTCACGAAAACCCGGTTCGAGGACACTCCCCGCATCAACGCCGCCGCCTACAACCACCGATTCTCACCCCGAAGCCATGGTTGCATGGGCTGCCATATTCTCTGCCGGAAAATCGCCGAAGACGGACGAAACATGCCTGGATTCGAGACCATGTCGCACTTCACGGCACTCATCGGCAACACGGACATGGAATTGGTGTTGGCGGCCAATGACCTGTGCGGCAGGCTCGGGCTTGACCCTGTCTCGGCAGGATCGACCCTGGCCTGTTACCGCGAAATTACCGGACAGGATTTCACGCCGCATAGCCTGCTCAATGCCCTTCATGAAATGGCTCAGGGCGGCGACCTCGGCCAGGGATCATCGACTTTTGCACAAACCTGCGGACACCCGGAAGCCTCCATGACGGTCAAGGGCATGGAACTGCCCGCCTATGATCCGCGCGGGGCCTACGGCATGGCGCTTGCCTATGCCGTGAGCACTCGGGGCGGCTGTCACTTGCGAGCCTACCCCATCAGCCACGAAATTCTTCGAAAGCCCGTGGCCACGGACCGTTTTTCCTTCAGCGGCAAGGCGCGCATCATCAAGATCGCCGAAGACATGAATGCAGTGGTGGACTCCCTGACAGCCTGCAAATTCACCTTTCTCGCGGCTGGTCTGGAGGAATACGCCAAGGCCTTCACCGCTGTCACCGGCCTGGAGACATCGGGCCAAGCCCTGCTCGAAATCGGCGAACGCATCTATTACAATGAACGCATCATGAACGCGGAAAACGGATTTTCGGCCGAAGATGATGACTTGCCCGAACGCTTTTTCACCGAACACGGCACTTCCGGCGGCGGCGTCACGATCAAGCCCATCGACCGCCAAGAATTCATCCAGGCCCGAGAGAATTACTACACAGTGCGCAGACTGGACCACAACGGCAGGCCCATCCCGGAGATGATCAAAAAACTGGGGCTTGAAGCATGA
- a CDS encoding multidrug resistance efflux transporter family protein — translation MFRIILIGVLAALFFSSTFVLNRAMSLEGGHWVWSASLRYFWMLGMLVVWLAVTGKARLGLSAFRLFFRHWIFWTVAGSVGFGVFYALITFSSVFAPGWVVAATWQTTILATPLVLLGFGRRVPLKALALTLIIFAGVVLVNLEQASQSGVREVLMGALPVLVAAFAYPFGNQLVWEARRGEKSFLPSIDDPAMDDPFCRVLLLTLGSLPLWAVLILCTAPPPPSMGQVAQTALVALCSGVIATSLFLVARHSAGSTAELAAADCTQSMEVVFSLAGEAVLLGHVMPGLMGWAGILLTMVGLTLYVTVQSRR, via the coding sequence ATGTTTAGAATCATTCTCATAGGTGTCCTTGCCGCCCTGTTCTTCAGTTCCACCTTTGTGCTCAACCGGGCCATGAGCCTGGAGGGCGGACACTGGGTCTGGTCCGCCAGTCTGCGATATTTCTGGATGCTCGGTATGCTTGTGGTCTGGCTGGCAGTCACGGGCAAGGCCCGTCTCGGCCTGTCGGCGTTCAGGCTCTTCTTCCGGCATTGGATATTCTGGACCGTGGCGGGCAGCGTCGGGTTCGGGGTGTTCTATGCGCTCATCACTTTCAGTTCGGTGTTTGCGCCCGGTTGGGTGGTGGCCGCCACCTGGCAGACCACCATCCTGGCCACACCGCTGGTGCTGCTCGGCTTCGGTCGCAGGGTGCCGCTCAAGGCCCTGGCTTTGACTTTGATCATCTTTGCGGGCGTGGTCCTGGTCAACCTCGAACAGGCATCGCAGTCCGGCGTTCGCGAGGTGCTCATGGGCGCGTTGCCCGTGCTGGTGGCTGCGTTTGCCTACCCCTTCGGCAATCAATTGGTCTGGGAGGCGCGCAGGGGCGAGAAGTCCTTTCTGCCGTCCATCGACGACCCGGCCATGGACGACCCGTTTTGCCGGGTTTTGCTGCTCACCCTCGGCTCTTTGCCCCTGTGGGCTGTGCTGATTCTATGCACTGCGCCGCCGCCCCCGTCCATGGGCCAGGTGGCACAGACTGCCCTGGTGGCACTGTGTTCCGGCGTCATCGCCACGAGCCTGTTTCTGGTCGCACGTCACAGCGCCGGGTCCACGGCCGAGCTGGCCGCAGCCGACTGCACCCAGTCCATGGAAGTGGTCTTTTCGCTGGCCGGGGAAGCTGTCCTGCTGGGCCATGTGATGCCCGGCCTCATGGGGTGGGCCGGTATCCTTTTGACCATGGTCGGCCTGACCCTGTATGTGACGGTGCAGAGTCGGCGCTGA
- a CDS encoding pancreas/duodenum homeobox protein 1, translating into MSRYGEIFTEESLKTIFPESRTDAFFEALFGDAEEGSYDIALAFVGEEETNLNFELRLVQRPGKCLACNLTYGLPQVFSRHPVINLAGIANAVGEAVGSSSASWELGATCEMSRELHVIPLKITLG; encoded by the coding sequence ATGAGTCGATACGGTGAGATCTTCACTGAGGAGAGTTTGAAAACTATTTTTCCGGAATCGCGTACAGATGCTTTTTTCGAAGCATTGTTCGGCGATGCTGAAGAGGGAAGTTACGATATCGCATTGGCTTTTGTAGGAGAAGAAGAAACAAACCTGAACTTCGAACTCAGGCTTGTTCAGCGACCGGGCAAGTGTCTGGCTTGTAATTTGACCTATGGGTTGCCGCAGGTCTTTTCGCGTCATCCAGTGATCAACCTTGCCGGCATTGCCAATGCCGTAGGAGAGGCGGTCGGGAGCAGTTCCGCGTCCTGGGAGCTGGGAGCCACCTGTGAGATGTCGCGGGAACTGCACGTCATTCCTCTCAAAATCACCCTCGGCTGA